One genomic segment of Candidatus Saccharimonas sp. includes these proteins:
- a CDS encoding PEGA domain-containing protein: MKISRKKENALVFFKNLAMTTTVFSIVLILVFLTQGWRLDEKFEVQQTGLVQFNSSVLNSIAEIDKKKLSEGTPTKILAKPGNHEFSIWKEGYKTWWRRAEVKVGEILWLNYARLVPKQLNEKSFLNILNLKSAQVSPDKKKIFVISEDNNGEAAFWLIDISLREPKISRINFNLNIFERDSQNNKSINQTNFYKIAENLQFSKASNDNKKALLSFKNGNKLEWLILNFENPDESINLTQKFHIDFSKIIPSNDELNKLIGISGSDLREINLSNSTISAAILSDVVDFELYDKENIVYVEKKTTSNDFSVGLRKNDKNIEIAKNIKNQPKVAIGRYYRESYVYIGQDSKIDIYKSASWTEKMHLTKTLNLKFSPDYLKLNGESRILVAKKGKDVYSFDIETRNEYQFSVSNDGKIKWLDDFILGDFEGERMAIYDFDGMNKQILSRAISNLPFTLSNDNKYIYSFIQNNSGGYSLNRLKMTIEE; the protein is encoded by the coding sequence ATGAAGATTTCTCGAAAGAAGGAAAATGCACTCGTCTTCTTCAAAAACCTTGCGATGACGACAACTGTTTTTAGTATTGTTTTAATTTTAGTTTTTTTAACACAAGGCTGGCGGCTTGATGAAAAATTTGAAGTTCAACAAACTGGTTTAGTTCAATTTAATTCTTCAGTTTTAAATTCAATTGCCGAAATTGACAAAAAAAAATTGTCAGAAGGAACACCTACAAAAATACTCGCAAAACCAGGAAATCACGAATTTTCAATCTGGAAAGAAGGCTATAAAACTTGGTGGCGGCGTGCTGAAGTTAAAGTTGGTGAAATCTTGTGGCTAAATTATGCAAGATTAGTTCCAAAACAACTTAATGAAAAGAGTTTTCTAAATATTTTAAATTTAAAATCTGCTCAAGTTTCACCAGATAAAAAGAAGATTTTTGTAATTTCTGAAGACAACAATGGTGAAGCGGCTTTTTGGCTGATTGATATTTCTTTAAGGGAGCCAAAAATCTCAAGAATTAATTTTAACTTGAATATTTTTGAGCGCGATTCGCAAAATAATAAAAGTATAAACCAAACCAATTTTTATAAAATTGCAGAAAATTTACAATTTTCGAAAGCTTCAAATGATAATAAAAAAGCGCTCTTAAGTTTTAAAAATGGCAATAAACTTGAATGGCTTATTTTGAATTTTGAAAATCCAGATGAATCTATTAATTTAACTCAAAAATTCCATATTGATTTTTCGAAAATTATACCTTCAAATGATGAATTAAATAAACTCATTGGAATTTCTGGATCAGATTTGCGAGAAATCAATCTTTCAAATAGTACAATTTCCGCAGCAATTTTAAGTGATGTTGTTGATTTTGAACTTTATGACAAAGAGAATATTGTTTATGTTGAGAAAAAAACAACGAGTAACGATTTTTCGGTCGGTCTTCGAAAAAATGATAAAAATATTGAAATTGCGAAAAATATAAAAAATCAACCAAAGGTTGCGATTGGGCGATATTATCGAGAGAGTTACGTTTATATTGGGCAAGACTCGAAAATTGATATTTATAAATCTGCTAGCTGGACAGAAAAAATGCATTTAACCAAAACGCTTAATTTGAAATTCTCGCCAGATTATTTAAAGCTAAATGGTGAGTCTCGGATTCTAGTTGCGAAAAAGGGCAAAGATGTTTATTCTTTTGATATTGAAACGCGGAATGAATATCAATTCTCGGTATCAAATGATGGTAAGATAAAATGGCTTGATGATTTTATTTTAGGTGATTTTGAAGGTGAAAGAATGGCGATTTATGATTTTGATGGAATGAATAAACAAATTCTTTCGCGAGCAATTTCGAATCTTCCATTTACGCTTTCTAATGATAATAAATATATTTATAGTTTTATTCAGAATAATTCTGGCGGATATTCTTTGAACCGTTTAAAAATGACAATTGAAGAATAG